The following coding sequences lie in one Anaerolineae bacterium genomic window:
- a CDS encoding nucleoside phosphorylase, whose protein sequence is MPMTKDGAIVRPVRGKKSPQLGDYAVMVASESDMRMFCGKKNLQKDRFIKLFMSRLYVDDGQTENFALVGPFIGAPYAAMILETLIAWGALKILFVGWCGAVSPDVKIGDIIIPTGAIIDEGTSRHYNKGENFCARPQGHITEKIKEALSQRGICFHTGLVWSTDAVYRETCEKVKYYQGKDALAVDMELSAFFTVGSFREVEVGAVLVVSDEISTSKHVAGFSRQCFKKSRGDVCEAISSMCLRKTI, encoded by the coding sequence ATGCCCATGACCAAAGATGGCGCAATTGTCAGGCCTGTAAGAGGAAAAAAATCTCCGCAACTTGGTGATTATGCCGTGATGGTAGCCAGTGAATCTGATATGCGTATGTTTTGCGGCAAGAAGAATTTACAAAAAGATCGTTTCATAAAGCTGTTTATGAGCAGGTTATATGTCGATGACGGGCAAACTGAAAACTTTGCGCTTGTGGGCCCGTTTATCGGCGCTCCATATGCGGCAATGATTCTTGAAACATTAATTGCCTGGGGCGCGCTAAAAATTTTGTTTGTTGGTTGGTGCGGAGCGGTTTCCCCTGATGTCAAGATCGGAGACATTATTATTCCAACAGGCGCTATTATTGATGAAGGAACGTCAAGACACTATAATAAGGGGGAGAACTTTTGTGCCAGGCCGCAGGGCCATATAACCGAAAAAATAAAGGAAGCTTTAAGTCAAAGGGGCATCTGTTTTCACACAGGCCTTGTCTGGTCTACCGACGCTGTTTACAGGGAGACCTGCGAAAAGGTTAAGTATTATCAAGGCAAGGATGCATTGGCGGTTGATATGGAGCTATCAGCTTTTTTTACTGTGGGAAGCTTTCGGGAAGTTGAGGTCGGAGCGGTTCTTGTTGTTTCCGATGAAATATCAACCTCTAAACATGTAGCCGGATTTAGCAGGCAATGTTTTAAAAAAAGCCGCGGGGATGTATGCGAAGCAATAAGCAGCATGTGTCTCAGGAAAACAATATAA
- the ligA gene encoding NAD-dependent DNA ligase LigA yields the protein MKDIDADIVDKVNALRKALHRHNYLYYVLDNPEVSDAEYDRMMLELTALEEVWPELYDPDSPTSRVGAPPLSRFKTIAHSIPMLSLGNAFADSNIIDFDRRVRKILEIDDKILYTVEPKLDGLAVELVYENGKLIVASTRGDGINGEVITTNVRTIRSVPLLLQDTGKRNMPLRLEVRGEVFISHEGFRSLNEEQLNQNLPLFANPRNAAAGSLRQLDSSITAKRPLEIFFYGVGEFTDLELKSQRETLQALQELGLRINPLIRGEVTIEEALDYYKVLEDKRHRLPYDIDGMVIKVDNLSLQTKLATTSRSPRWAIAYKFKAMQETTCVLNIDVQVGRTGVLTPVAHLQPVNVGGAMVRRATLHNEDEIERKDIRIGDTVLVQRAGDVIPEVVKVIESKRTGLEKIFHMPLNCPVCGSAVIRAKGETATRCINATCLAQLKERIKHFSSKGAFDIDGLGDKLVEQLVDKGLLASYADIFHLNAVSIEGMERMAAKSAGKLIRAIEKSKNIKFNCFLYALGIRHVGEHVAKILAEEFKNLDNLLAATKEQIESVEGAGSVIAESVVNFFKHNTNREVINRILDSNVCILFHAHEKERTLENKVFVLTGTLEDLTRDQTKEMIEAAGGRVSGSVSRNTDYLVAGSSPGSKLSLAKDLGVEIIDQATLLKMLSM from the coding sequence ATGAAAGACATTGATGCGGACATAGTTGATAAGGTTAACGCGTTAAGAAAAGCGCTTCACAGGCATAATTACCTGTATTATGTTTTGGACAATCCTGAAGTATCTGATGCGGAATATGACAGGATGATGCTGGAATTGACAGCGCTTGAAGAAGTATGGCCTGAACTTTATGATCCGGATTCTCCTACCTCACGGGTCGGTGCGCCGCCATTGAGCCGGTTTAAAACTATTGCCCATTCCATTCCCATGTTAAGCCTTGGAAACGCATTTGCTGATTCAAATATAATTGATTTTGATCGTCGCGTCAGGAAAATTTTAGAGATTGACGATAAAATACTTTATACCGTAGAGCCCAAGCTGGACGGCCTTGCCGTGGAACTTGTATATGAAAATGGTAAACTGATTGTTGCATCTACCCGTGGCGACGGCATTAACGGTGAGGTGATAACAACAAATGTCAGAACCATACGATCTGTGCCTCTTTTGCTTCAGGATACAGGAAAGCGGAATATGCCGCTGCGCCTTGAGGTAAGAGGGGAGGTATTTATCAGTCATGAGGGATTCAGAAGCCTGAATGAAGAGCAGCTCAACCAAAACCTGCCTTTATTTGCAAATCCGAGAAATGCCGCTGCCGGATCTTTAAGACAGCTCGATTCAAGTATAACCGCAAAGCGTCCGCTGGAAATTTTTTTCTATGGTGTGGGTGAATTTACAGATTTAGAGTTAAAATCACAACGGGAAACGCTTCAGGCATTGCAGGAACTTGGATTGAGGATTAATCCCCTTATCAGGGGCGAGGTTACAATAGAAGAGGCACTTGACTATTACAAGGTGCTTGAGGACAAGAGGCATCGTTTGCCGTATGATATCGACGGCATGGTGATAAAGGTTGACAACCTTTCTTTGCAAACAAAGCTGGCCACGACATCCCGAAGCCCCAGGTGGGCAATAGCGTATAAGTTTAAGGCAATGCAGGAGACCACCTGTGTGCTGAATATTGATGTGCAGGTCGGCAGGACAGGTGTGCTGACGCCGGTTGCGCATCTCCAGCCGGTTAATGTCGGCGGAGCCATGGTCAGGCGTGCGACACTTCATAATGAGGATGAGATTGAGCGAAAGGATATCAGGATAGGGGATACGGTTCTTGTCCAGCGGGCAGGGGATGTGATCCCGGAAGTTGTTAAGGTGATTGAATCAAAGCGCACCGGTTTAGAGAAAATCTTTCATATGCCGCTAAACTGCCCTGTTTGTGGTTCAGCAGTTATCCGTGCTAAAGGTGAAACCGCTACCAGGTGTATAAATGCAACATGTCTTGCGCAGCTTAAAGAGCGCATCAAGCATTTTTCATCAAAAGGGGCTTTTGATATAGATGGGTTGGGGGACAAACTTGTTGAGCAGTTGGTGGACAAGGGCCTGCTTGCCTCGTATGCCGATATTTTTCATCTAAACGCAGTCAGTATTGAAGGCATGGAACGCATGGCAGCAAAATCTGCGGGAAAGCTTATTCGCGCAATTGAAAAAAGCAAAAACATTAAATTCAATTGCTTCCTTTACGCGCTTGGAATCCGGCATGTGGGCGAACATGTGGCTAAAATACTTGCAGAAGAATTTAAAAACCTGGATAATCTTTTAGCTGCAACAAAAGAGCAGATAGAGTCGGTTGAAGGAGCGGGCTCTGTGATTGCTGAAAGTGTCGTCAATTTTTTCAAACACAATACAAATCGTGAGGTAATAAACCGTATTCTTGACAGCAATGTATGTATCCTCTTCCATGCCCACGAAAAAGAGAGAACCCTTGAAAATAAAGTGTTTGTTTTAACAGGTACGCTTGAAGATTTGACAAGGGATCAGACAAAAGAAATGATCGAGGCCGCAGGTGGAAGAGTAAGCGGTTCTGTGAGCAGAAACACGGATTACCTGGTGGCCGGAAGCTCTCCGGGATCCAAGTTAAGCCTGGCAAAGGATCTTGGCGTTGAGATTATTGATCAGGCAACCCTTCTGAAGATGTTAAGCATGTGA
- a CDS encoding PAS domain S-box protein: protein MKVKHLLEKMFQRAGPYAGIESIEKRLGDNSFLVVLDGDSFLGILTPSDIIKSPHQLVIDCVHDMPCVDHDQDVELVLMVMKETRDSVLPVFKGDEFIGVVTSATITDYLSEYHNELKQVISGRTAELVKANEQLKREIEDRNRAEDGLLESESRFREMAELLPTVICEMDTSFCITYSNNLGFQTFGYTQEELDAGINGIDLLHPDDREDAIRRIEQIVKGVDIGPMEYRMLRKDGSEIFTLVHAALMHKMGQTTGFRVSISDITEQKRLQRRLHQSQKMEAIATLAGGIAHQFNNALCSITGYTGLLEIKFPGNEMIMDYVRPMKKCADQMAVLTSQLLAYALGGRYNPQTILLSEYIEGTLPLIQHTLGPNIRVETDLPPDILNVEADRTQMQMVLLAIMANANEAIEDQGRIRITTKNMEVGQDSIKDYPGLKPDRYVCLSIEDDGKGMDKETRSRIFEPFFTTHFIGRGLGMASVYGIVTNHGGIVLVDSEPGKGTAVKIYLPALETGEEIEEDAEERIVPVPAINLPGVEGTVLVIEDQEPLVKLLGEILERLGYRVLEASTGGEAVEIAKTFDGNIDIALLDIKLPDMEGGRVYPLIMEARPNLKVIVCSGYGIDGPAQKILDAGAQAFIRKPFLISTLAEKLKEVSGGAPVCLPPLVTNRMPP from the coding sequence ATGAAAGTAAAGCATCTGCTTGAAAAAATGTTTCAAAGAGCAGGTCCTTACGCAGGAATCGAGTCTATTGAGAAGCGTCTGGGGGATAATTCGTTTCTGGTCGTGTTGGACGGGGATTCATTTTTGGGGATCCTTACACCTTCTGATATCATTAAATCGCCCCACCAACTGGTAATCGACTGCGTACACGACATGCCTTGTGTGGACCATGATCAGGACGTCGAATTGGTTTTAATGGTGATGAAGGAGACTCGGGATTCCGTATTGCCAGTGTTTAAAGGCGATGAATTTATCGGCGTCGTTACCTCGGCAACCATCACAGATTATCTCTCTGAGTATCATAACGAACTGAAACAAGTAATATCTGGACGTACTGCTGAACTGGTTAAAGCCAACGAGCAACTGAAACGGGAAATAGAAGATCGCAATCGGGCAGAGGATGGCCTTCTGGAGAGTGAAAGCCGATTCAGAGAAATGGCGGAACTATTGCCAACCGTCATTTGCGAGATGGATACCAGCTTTTGCATAACCTACAGCAACAATCTGGGGTTTCAGACATTTGGTTATACTCAAGAGGAACTCGACGCGGGTATAAACGGAATAGACCTTTTGCACCCTGATGATAGAGAAGACGCAATCCGACGTATTGAGCAGATTGTGAAAGGAGTAGACATTGGCCCCATGGAATACCGGATGCTGAGGAAGGATGGGTCAGAAATATTTACCCTGGTACACGCAGCCCTTATGCACAAGATGGGGCAAACAACCGGTTTTAGAGTTAGCATATCCGATATAACAGAGCAAAAGAGACTTCAGCGCCGGTTACATCAAAGCCAGAAGATGGAGGCTATCGCTACTTTAGCCGGAGGTATTGCACACCAGTTCAACAACGCCCTGTGTTCTATCACGGGTTACACCGGGCTGCTTGAAATAAAGTTCCCTGGCAATGAGATGATAATGGATTATGTCAGGCCGATGAAGAAATGCGCCGATCAGATGGCGGTCCTGACCAGCCAGTTGTTGGCCTATGCCCTGGGAGGTAGATATAATCCTCAAACCATACTGTTGAGTGAATATATAGAAGGCACACTGCCCCTGATCCAGCATACCCTTGGACCAAATATCCGCGTGGAAACGGATTTGCCGCCGGATATTCTAAACGTAGAGGCGGATCGCACCCAGATGCAGATGGTGCTGCTGGCCATAATGGCTAACGCAAACGAGGCTATAGAGGATCAGGGTCGTATCAGGATTACCACTAAAAACATGGAGGTCGGCCAGGACTCTATTAAGGATTATCCCGGTCTGAAGCCAGATCGTTATGTCTGCCTTTCGATAGAAGATGATGGAAAGGGAATGGACAAAGAAACAAGAAGCAGGATATTCGAGCCTTTTTTTACCACCCATTTTATCGGCCGGGGACTTGGGATGGCATCTGTTTACGGCATTGTCACGAACCACGGTGGCATTGTCTTGGTGGACTCGGAACCTGGCAAAGGGACGGCAGTCAAAATATACCTGCCTGCTTTAGAGACCGGGGAAGAGATTGAAGAAGATGCAGAGGAAAGGATCGTTCCTGTGCCTGCGATTAACCTGCCGGGGGTTGAGGGTACAGTCCTGGTTATTGAAGACCAAGAGCCTTTGGTGAAACTGTTAGGAGAGATACTGGAGAGACTCGGTTATCGTGTGCTTGAGGCCAGTACCGGGGGAGAGGCTGTTGAGATTGCCAAAACGTTTGATGGGAATATCGACATTGCTCTCCTGGATATAAAACTGCCTGATATGGAGGGCGGCAGGGTTTATCCCCTTATCATGGAAGCAAGGCCGAATCTGAAGGTGATCGTGTGCAGCGGCTATGGCATAGATGGCCCCGCCCAGAAGATCCTTGACGCCGGTGCTCAAGCTTTTATTCGGAAACCGTTTTTGATTTCAACATTGGCTGAAAAATTGAAGGAGGTGTCCGGAGGTGCTCCTGTCTGTCTGCCGCCGCTTGTTACCAACAGGATGCCACCATGA
- a CDS encoding (Fe-S)-binding protein, whose product MLLKTYTKEIFRPKYMPDAKSIRCYAHLDEDIKKVLPFLNAELGGDSYTLDPPSVTFKVHGKLITVHPKKIAINALKDESEADKILSWLQREINDVWDRHDEIEPSYKSASKPVILEILKLLPKTNCRECREATCLVFATRVAEGAKDENDCPILVAENRKRLMEYLSQFDFE is encoded by the coding sequence ATGTTGCTGAAGACATACACTAAAGAAATATTTAGACCAAAATACATGCCGGATGCTAAATCGATCCGCTGTTATGCCCATCTTGATGAAGATATCAAAAAAGTATTGCCTTTTCTCAATGCAGAATTGGGCGGAGATTCTTATACACTAGATCCACCATCCGTAACTTTTAAAGTCCATGGTAAGTTAATCACCGTTCATCCCAAAAAAATAGCAATCAACGCTCTCAAGGATGAATCAGAAGCAGATAAAATCCTTTCCTGGCTTCAACGTGAGATTAACGATGTATGGGATAGACATGATGAAATTGAACCAAGCTATAAAAGTGCTTCTAAACCGGTCATTCTGGAAATATTGAAACTTTTGCCAAAAACCAATTGCAGGGAGTGCAGAGAAGCTACTTGTTTGGTATTTGCCACGCGTGTAGCTGAAGGCGCAAAAGATGAAAATGACTGTCCAATCTTGGTGGCTGAAAATAGAAAAAGGCTTATGGAATATTTATCTCAGTTTGATTTTGAATGA
- the trpD gene encoding anthranilate phosphoribosyltransferase: MFRENLNKIVHRKNLSGNEMSEMITEIFSGSITDAQIGAFMAALATKGETFEELAGAAKAMRRKALRIQVSSRTVVDTCGTGGDAAQTFNISTTTAFIVAGCGVTVAKHGNRSVSSKCGSADLLEAMGVKLDINPEIVEEAIEEIGIGFLYAPLYHGAMRYAAKARKEIGIRSIFNMLGPLTNPAGANCQLLGVYAPELTEMFAQALRLLGAKRAFIVHGHDGLDEISVCAPTRISELKDDLIRTYDITPEDFFGSKANPEDLAGGDSEENAGITRRILAGEKGPKRDVVLLNASAALVAAGKAKDFKEGISLAETSIDSGAAAEKLERLARYTQENG; this comes from the coding sequence ATGTTTCGGGAAAATCTAAATAAAATCGTCCACAGGAAAAATTTAAGCGGGAATGAAATGTCTGAAATGATTACTGAAATCTTTTCGGGCAGCATAACCGATGCGCAGATCGGAGCATTTATGGCGGCTCTTGCCACAAAGGGCGAAACATTTGAGGAGCTGGCCGGAGCAGCAAAGGCCATGCGAAGAAAGGCCCTGCGCATTCAAGTATCTTCCCGGACTGTTGTGGACACATGCGGCACGGGCGGAGACGCTGCTCAAACCTTTAATATTTCAACCACAACCGCTTTTATAGTCGCGGGCTGCGGAGTAACTGTGGCCAAGCATGGAAACCGCTCTGTTTCAAGCAAATGCGGGAGCGCGGATCTTCTTGAAGCAATGGGAGTAAAGCTGGATATAAATCCGGAAATAGTGGAAGAGGCCATCGAAGAGATCGGCATTGGCTTTCTTTATGCTCCCCTTTATCACGGGGCAATGCGATATGCAGCCAAAGCAAGAAAGGAGATTGGAATACGCAGCATTTTCAACATGCTTGGGCCCCTGACAAATCCAGCGGGAGCCAATTGCCAGCTACTTGGCGTGTATGCGCCTGAACTAACTGAAATGTTTGCGCAGGCCCTTCGGTTGCTGGGCGCAAAGAGGGCATTTATCGTGCACGGTCATGATGGGCTGGATGAAATCTCGGTTTGCGCGCCAACCCGCATTTCCGAGCTTAAAGATGATCTTATCCGTACCTATGACATAACCCCTGAAGATTTTTTCGGAAGCAAAGCAAACCCGGAAGATCTTGCAGGAGGAGACTCTGAAGAAAATGCCGGCATAACTCGAAGAATCCTTGCCGGCGAAAAGGGTCCGAAAAGGGATGTGGTTTTGCTGAATGCTTCAGCTGCTCTTGTTGCTGCCGGAAAAGCCAAAGATTTTAAAGAAGGTATCAGTCTCGCCGAAACCTCCATTGATAGCGGGGCTGCTGCGGAAAAACTTGAAAGACTGGCAAGATATACCCAGGAAAATGGATAA
- a CDS encoding phosphoribosylanthranilate isomerase: protein MNLRKKIENNSKPQVKVCGLTRVEEALECAALGVDAIGCVFFPKSPRHVTEDQAKKIFEALSGRVKKVGVFVNETFDNIMQKVNYCCLDYVQLHGSESPELVSRLVQENILVIKALFAEGRPSFEEAENYRASAYLVECGKGILPGGNALQWDWEKAYGFGKQHPFILAGGLAPENICRAVTESAPDAVDVSSGVESSPGRKDFHKVKSFIDALARCNFDREPGKKIRRIF from the coding sequence ATGAACTTAAGAAAAAAAATAGAAAATAACAGCAAACCTCAGGTTAAGGTATGCGGCTTGACACGCGTTGAAGAAGCATTGGAATGCGCGGCGCTTGGAGTTGATGCAATTGGATGTGTCTTTTTTCCCAAAAGCCCGAGGCATGTAACCGAAGACCAGGCAAAAAAAATATTTGAGGCTTTATCCGGCAGGGTGAAAAAAGTAGGTGTGTTTGTGAACGAAACATTTGACAATATAATGCAAAAAGTAAATTATTGCTGTCTGGATTATGTTCAACTCCACGGCAGCGAATCACCTGAGCTGGTCAGTCGGCTTGTTCAAGAAAATATTCTTGTGATTAAAGCCTTGTTTGCCGAAGGCAGACCCTCGTTTGAGGAGGCCGAAAATTATCGGGCATCCGCATATCTTGTTGAATGCGGCAAAGGCATACTTCCTGGCGGCAATGCGCTTCAATGGGATTGGGAGAAAGCATACGGTTTCGGCAAACAACACCCTTTTATCCTGGCAGGGGGACTTGCGCCCGAAAATATCTGTCGCGCCGTAACCGAGAGTGCGCCGGATGCCGTGGATGTAAGTTCGGGAGTTGAATCATCACCTGGAAGAAAGGATTTCCACAAAGTTAAATCCTTTATCGACGCTCTTGCACGATGCAATTTTGATAGAGAGCCTGGTAAAAAGATTAGGAGGATTTTTTAA
- the trpC gene encoding indole-3-glycerol phosphate synthase TrpC, translating to MQTDFLTKIVEHKKEEIAAAKKNLPESLVRDKAALAQKRRMFLKKLEEPGPSGINIIAEIKRASPSKGEICRDVNPAIYASEYERGGAAALSVLTDTSYFKGSIKDFKTARQAVAIPVLRKDFLISTYQIYESAMIGADAVLLIARILSPDQLKDYLNLCNELNMDALVEIHSEKDMEVATMAGARLIGINNRDLSTFKTDINTTINMASLLKPDQVAVAASGIMTREDIEKIQKAGIWNFLIGESLMRAKNRHAFLKSLMGGK from the coding sequence ATGCAAACCGATTTTCTGACAAAAATTGTTGAACATAAAAAAGAGGAAATTGCTGCGGCAAAAAAGAATTTACCGGAAAGCCTGGTCCGTGATAAAGCGGCTCTGGCTCAAAAAAGGCGCATGTTTTTAAAAAAACTTGAGGAGCCCGGACCTTCGGGAATAAATATTATTGCTGAAATCAAACGGGCATCTCCTTCCAAAGGAGAAATATGCAGAGATGTCAACCCCGCCATATATGCTTCTGAATATGAGCGTGGAGGGGCCGCAGCCCTGTCGGTTCTTACAGACACGTCTTATTTTAAGGGCAGCATAAAAGACTTTAAAACAGCGCGGCAAGCCGTAGCCATACCGGTTCTTCGAAAAGACTTTTTGATCTCTACATACCAGATTTATGAATCTGCGATGATAGGCGCGGATGCGGTTCTTCTTATTGCCCGTATTCTTTCGCCGGATCAGCTTAAAGATTATCTCAATCTCTGTAATGAACTAAATATGGATGCCCTTGTTGAAATTCATTCGGAAAAGGATATGGAGGTCGCCACCATGGCTGGGGCGCGGCTGATCGGGATTAATAATCGTGACCTGAGCACATTTAAAACCGATATCAATACGACAATTAACATGGCATCCCTTCTCAAGCCGGATCAGGTTGCTGTGGCTGCAAGCGGAATCATGACGCGCGAAGATATAGAAAAAATACAGAAAGCTGGAATCTGGAACTTTCTAATCGGGGAAAGCCTCATGCGGGCAAAAAACCGGCATGCTTTTCTCAAATCTCTCATGGGGGGAAAGTAG
- a CDS encoding ATP-dependent DNA helicase RecQ: MELLDKLKRFFDLSSFRPGQEEVVRAVLEERDALVVMPTGGGKSLCYQLPALIRDGTALVVSPLIALMKDQVDVLQKRGIAASFINSTIPWSKQKQVLEKLEAGDLKLLYVAPERFRQKEFLHSLSISKISFVAIDEAHCISQWGHDFRPDYLRLGGVLQRIGQYRILAATATATESVILDIISCLHLKNCRQFVTGFYRNNLQLKVALCANKKEKEGVLVSALAEEKLPAIVYCATRKGVDEVVTLLKDRAHSVSGYHAGMDDETRNSVQERFMSGRSEIIVATNAFGMGIDKLNIRQVIHYQFPGSMESYYQEIGRAGRDGEKSTCTLLFSMADNYIQEFFIDMNYPLPETVEDVFDFLKGTGKDYLSVGNNEIAETISSAQSAGQVGIVIKMLERAGFLERLYSGSRLCFVAAGVESPRGPVQKKIFDVVAKIAGSKGKEVSINFLTKTTGLEKPALLRGLRSLSADGLITYIPPAAGRDLKIVRPQATFEELKIDFELLEKRKHSDLEKLKEVVAYGYFGGCRWDFLLSYFGDDSATDQCGSCDNCIQRKVKRTDTNKGEEGTIILKILSCVARMQGRFGRTRVAQVLTGAERKWITSQRMNRLSTYGLLPDFTQEEVLDLIDQLDRQGCFVRKGDHLYPTISLSEKGIRVMKKEEEACVNLPEIKKPVKTAAEVATDFSPELYELLRKKREKLGTARGIPLFLVVSNRTLKEMAASAPKSMAELLQVHGIGPAKIEKYGQAFLDVILKYCDTVN; encoded by the coding sequence TGCCTTAATCCGTGATGGAACAGCCCTTGTGGTTTCTCCCCTTATCGCCTTAATGAAAGATCAGGTGGATGTTCTCCAAAAAAGAGGGATCGCCGCATCATTCATCAATTCCACCATCCCCTGGTCAAAGCAAAAACAGGTGCTTGAAAAACTTGAAGCAGGAGACTTAAAGCTTTTGTATGTTGCTCCTGAACGGTTTCGCCAGAAGGAATTTCTGCACTCTCTTTCTATTTCCAAAATCAGCTTTGTGGCAATAGATGAAGCACATTGTATCTCCCAGTGGGGGCACGATTTTCGCCCTGATTACCTGCGATTAGGGGGAGTCCTGCAACGCATAGGACAATACCGGATTCTTGCTGCCACCGCTACTGCCACTGAATCGGTTATATTAGATATCATCTCCTGCCTTCATCTTAAGAATTGTCGACAGTTTGTAACAGGGTTTTATCGCAACAACCTGCAATTGAAAGTAGCTCTTTGTGCAAATAAAAAGGAGAAAGAAGGGGTTCTTGTGTCAGCCCTTGCAGAAGAGAAACTTCCCGCAATTGTATATTGCGCTACGAGAAAAGGTGTGGATGAAGTGGTAACCCTGTTGAAAGATCGAGCGCATTCTGTATCAGGATACCATGCAGGCATGGACGATGAAACGCGAAATAGTGTGCAGGAACGATTTATGTCAGGACGCTCTGAAATAATTGTGGCAACTAATGCTTTTGGGATGGGAATTGATAAATTAAACATACGCCAGGTTATCCACTACCAGTTTCCAGGCTCCATGGAATCGTATTATCAGGAGATAGGAAGAGCAGGAAGGGATGGAGAAAAATCAACATGCACCCTCCTTTTTTCCATGGCTGATAACTATATCCAGGAATTCTTTATTGATATGAACTATCCTTTGCCGGAAACAGTTGAAGATGTTTTTGACTTTTTAAAGGGTACGGGGAAAGACTATCTGAGCGTCGGAAATAATGAAATTGCTGAAACAATCAGCTCTGCTCAGAGCGCCGGACAGGTGGGAATCGTCATAAAAATGCTGGAGCGGGCCGGTTTCCTGGAAAGGCTCTATTCCGGGAGTCGACTCTGTTTTGTTGCCGCAGGCGTGGAAAGCCCGAGAGGGCCTGTTCAAAAAAAGATATTTGACGTTGTGGCAAAAATCGCGGGATCTAAAGGAAAAGAGGTTTCAATTAATTTTCTGACAAAAACCACCGGCCTTGAAAAACCAGCGCTTCTTAGAGGTCTTAGATCACTTTCAGCAGATGGATTGATAACATATATACCACCGGCCGCGGGTCGTGACCTCAAGATAGTGCGTCCCCAGGCGACCTTTGAGGAGTTGAAAATAGACTTTGAACTCCTTGAGAAAAGAAAACACAGTGATCTGGAAAAACTCAAAGAGGTGGTAGCTTACGGGTATTTTGGGGGGTGCAGATGGGATTTTCTCCTCTCCTATTTCGGAGACGACAGCGCAACAGACCAGTGCGGGTCCTGCGACAACTGTATTCAAAGAAAGGTGAAAAGGACTGATACAAACAAGGGTGAAGAGGGAACAATAATCCTTAAAATATTGAGCTGCGTGGCGCGTATGCAGGGCAGGTTCGGCCGGACACGTGTTGCCCAGGTCCTTACCGGAGCTGAGAGGAAATGGATAACCTCGCAGAGAATGAATCGACTTTCCACATACGGCCTGCTTCCTGATTTCACACAGGAAGAGGTTCTTGATCTTATTGACCAGTTAGACAGGCAGGGATGTTTTGTTCGCAAAGGAGATCATCTTTATCCGACTATAAGTCTCAGCGAAAAAGGGATCAGGGTGATGAAAAAAGAAGAAGAGGCTTGTGTCAATCTGCCGGAAATCAAAAAACCTGTGAAGACCGCGGCAGAGGTAGCCACCGATTTTTCTCCTGAGCTCTATGAGCTGTTGCGTAAAAAAAGAGAAAAGCTTGGGACGGCACGAGGGATCCCATTGTTCCTGGTAGTCTCAAACCGGACACTGAAAGAGATGGCGGCATCGGCGCCAAAAAGCATGGCTGAACTTCTCCAGGTGCACGGAATCGGGCCGGCTAAAATAGAAAAATACGGACAGGCTTTTTTAGATGTAATTTTAAAATATTGTGATACAGTAAATTAG
- a CDS encoding glycogen-binding domain-containing protein — protein MAKTTKAKIKKKRITFTLNNPDAEEVVLMGDFNNWNNKEYRMKKYEGGVWKKMVMLTPGKCEYKFLVDGQWILDPNNDHKCSNCFGTYNNILVIP, from the coding sequence ATGGCTAAGACAACAAAAGCAAAAATTAAGAAAAAAAGAATCACATTTACATTGAACAATCCAGATGCAGAAGAAGTCGTCTTAATGGGAGATTTTAACAATTGGAATAATAAAGAATATCGGATGAAGAAGTATGAAGGTGGAGTCTGGAAAAAAATGGTTATGCTTACTCCAGGGAAATGTGAATACAAATTCTTGGTTGACGGGCAGTGGATACTTGATCCCAATAACGACCATAAGTGTTCAAACTGCTTTGGCACCTATAATAATATTCTGGTTATTCCCTAA